In Kitasatospora sp. NA04385, a single genomic region encodes these proteins:
- a CDS encoding flotillin family protein gives MLIGIVGAVVAGLLVVVLLFKMMWRVAEPNEALVISGSKHGEGLGFRVVTGRGTFVLPGVQVVRRLSLDLNEAALDVECVTSQGIPVHVKGVVIFKVGDDPVSIANAARRFLDQQKMMGQRVHNVFAGHLRSIVGGLTVEDMIRDRERLTGETRSASGIEMEKLGLIIDSLQIQEILDPTGYITNLAAPHAAAVQRDARIAAAEADRRATEAEQEAFARKAEATRNSGIQQAGYQAEMDTAAARALQAGPLAQAAARQEVVVQETKVAELEAHRKEQQLQADVRKPADARAYETRTKAEADRDARISAAEALSRETDLKTAAEANRVKVAAAAEAEATKARGLAAAEATRATGEAQAAAEAAKGLAEAEAARAKGLAAAEATRAQGLAEAEGIKARAAALAENQEAVVAQQLAENWPAIVRAGADAFGNVEHMVLLNGAEGMSEMFAKALTMGGTGLGLARQLLNSMTPAAPAEAPAEPAPATQVIPVQVDTGN, from the coding sequence ATGCTGATCGGCATCGTCGGAGCCGTTGTCGCAGGGCTGCTGGTCGTGGTCCTGCTGTTCAAGATGATGTGGCGGGTCGCCGAGCCGAACGAGGCGCTGGTGATCTCGGGTTCCAAGCACGGCGAGGGCCTCGGCTTCCGCGTGGTCACCGGACGGGGCACCTTCGTGCTGCCCGGCGTCCAGGTGGTCCGGCGGCTGTCGCTGGACCTCAACGAGGCCGCGCTGGACGTCGAGTGCGTGACCTCGCAGGGCATTCCGGTGCACGTCAAGGGCGTGGTCATCTTCAAGGTCGGCGACGACCCGGTGTCCATCGCCAACGCCGCCCGCCGCTTCCTGGACCAGCAGAAGATGATGGGCCAGCGGGTGCACAACGTGTTCGCCGGCCACCTGCGCTCCATCGTCGGCGGGCTGACCGTCGAGGACATGATCCGCGACCGCGAGCGGCTCACCGGGGAGACCCGCTCCGCCTCGGGCATCGAGATGGAGAAGCTCGGCCTGATCATCGACTCGCTGCAGATCCAGGAGATCCTGGACCCGACCGGGTACATCACCAACCTGGCCGCGCCGCACGCCGCCGCCGTCCAGCGCGACGCCCGGATCGCGGCCGCCGAGGCCGACCGCCGGGCCACCGAGGCCGAGCAGGAGGCGTTCGCCCGCAAGGCCGAGGCGACGCGCAACTCCGGTATCCAGCAGGCCGGTTACCAGGCCGAGATGGACACCGCCGCGGCCCGCGCGCTCCAGGCCGGGCCGCTCGCCCAGGCCGCCGCCCGGCAGGAGGTCGTGGTCCAGGAGACCAAGGTCGCCGAGCTGGAGGCACACCGCAAGGAGCAGCAGCTGCAGGCCGACGTCCGCAAGCCGGCCGACGCCCGCGCGTACGAGACCCGCACCAAGGCCGAGGCCGACCGCGACGCCCGGATCTCCGCCGCCGAGGCGCTCTCCCGGGAGACCGACCTGAAGACCGCCGCCGAGGCCAACCGGGTCAAGGTCGCCGCGGCCGCCGAGGCCGAGGCCACCAAGGCCCGCGGCCTGGCCGCCGCCGAGGCCACCCGCGCCACCGGTGAGGCCCAGGCCGCCGCCGAGGCCGCGAAGGGCCTGGCCGAGGCGGAGGCCGCCCGCGCCAAGGGCCTCGCCGCGGCGGAGGCCACCCGGGCCCAGGGCCTGGCCGAGGCCGAGGGCATCAAGGCCCGCGCCGCGGCCCTCGCCGAGAACCAGGAGGCGGTCGTCGCCCAGCAGCTCGCCGAGAACTGGCCCGCCATCGTCCGGGCCGGCGCGGACGCCTTCGGCAACGTCGAGCACATGGTGCTGCTGAACGGCGCCGAGGGCATGTCCGAGATGTTCGCCAAGGCGCTCACCATGGGCGGCACCGGCCTCGGGCTGGCCCGCCAGCTGCTCAACTCGATGACCCCGGCCGCCCCCGCCGAGGCCCCGGCCGAACCGGCCCCGGCCACCCAGGTCATCCCGGTCCAGGTCGACACCGGCAACTGA
- a CDS encoding 3-oxoacyl-ACP synthase III family protein: protein MDPLPRVGITAVGSHLPGQAVTSRQLQDEVAAGARLPLPDGMFEKATGIRTRRFAGPDEHPSTLALAAARKALTRRRLDPGDLDLLLFASASRDVCEPATAHLIQAELGSHAHALDVANACNSFLNGIDTARAMILAGRAARALVVTGETPSRAMRRDPSGLAELRAGFAGYTFGDGAAAVLLERVDRGGILDVETQTASEHWEVGGIPGGGSRHPRGDEWSYFRGGGKELRGVFERIGADILTRVAARTGLGWDAYARVLVHQVTLPYLERFVELTGVPADRLVVTVPELGNLASATIGVQLDLVMDELDTGDRVLMVGLGGGVSLMTMVWEKS from the coding sequence ATGGACCCGCTGCCCCGCGTCGGAATCACCGCCGTCGGCTCCCACCTCCCCGGACAGGCCGTCACCTCACGGCAGTTGCAGGACGAAGTGGCCGCCGGCGCCCGCCTCCCGCTGCCCGACGGCATGTTCGAGAAGGCCACCGGCATCCGCACCCGCCGCTTCGCCGGGCCCGACGAGCACCCCTCCACGCTCGCCCTCGCCGCCGCCCGGAAGGCCCTCACCCGCCGCCGCCTGGACCCCGGCGACCTCGACCTGCTGCTGTTCGCCTCCGCCTCCCGGGACGTCTGCGAACCCGCCACCGCCCACCTGATACAGGCCGAACTCGGCTCCCACGCCCATGCGTTGGACGTCGCCAACGCCTGCAACAGCTTCCTCAACGGCATCGACACCGCCCGCGCGATGATCCTGGCCGGCCGCGCCGCCCGCGCCCTGGTCGTCACCGGCGAGACCCCCAGCCGGGCCATGCGCCGCGACCCCTCCGGCCTCGCCGAACTCCGCGCCGGCTTCGCCGGCTACACCTTCGGCGACGGCGCCGCCGCCGTCCTGCTGGAACGCGTCGACCGCGGCGGCATCCTCGACGTCGAGACCCAGACCGCCTCCGAGCACTGGGAGGTCGGCGGCATACCCGGCGGCGGCTCGCGCCACCCGCGCGGCGACGAGTGGAGTTACTTCCGCGGCGGCGGGAAGGAGTTGCGCGGCGTCTTCGAACGGATCGGCGCCGACATCCTCACCCGCGTCGCCGCCCGCACCGGCCTCGGCTGGGACGCCTACGCCCGCGTCCTGGTCCACCAGGTCACCCTGCCGTACCTGGAGCGCTTCGTGGAGCTCACCGGCGTCCCCGCCGACCGGCTGGTGGTCACCGTCCCCGAGCTCGGCAACCTGGCCTCCGCCACCATCGGCGTCCAACTCGACCTCGTCATGGACGAGTTGGACACCGGCGACCGCGTCCTGATGGTCGGTCTGGGCGGCGGCGTCAGCCTGATGACGATGGTCTGGGAGAAGTCATGA
- a CDS encoding glycosyltransferase family A protein — MTAHRTTELWVIVPAYQEAARIDGALHALAAQHDRDFTLLVVDNGSTDTTGAQVLAFARTAPFPVHLLTEPEKGVGCAVDTGFRHAIARGATLLARTDADCLPEPGWTGAARAAMLACGGLVCGRVTARRDEHGPVGRTVFRVLVALGAFFGRVRPAHRRRHGYLTPYRMHAGNNMAITAALYLATDGMPRRPSPTDRAFINHIRRRTTAIVHRPDMVVQNSTRRIRAYGLRGTARWYLERGAGHRDVDIR, encoded by the coding sequence ATGACCGCACACCGGACGACCGAGCTCTGGGTGATCGTCCCCGCCTACCAGGAGGCCGCCCGGATCGACGGCGCCCTGCACGCCCTCGCCGCCCAGCACGACCGCGACTTCACCCTGCTGGTCGTCGACAACGGCTCCACCGACACCACCGGCGCGCAGGTCCTCGCCTTCGCCCGCACCGCGCCCTTCCCCGTCCACCTGCTCACCGAACCCGAGAAGGGCGTCGGCTGCGCCGTCGACACCGGCTTCCGGCACGCCATCGCCCGCGGCGCGACGCTACTGGCCCGCACCGACGCCGACTGCCTGCCCGAACCCGGCTGGACCGGCGCCGCCCGCGCCGCGATGCTGGCCTGCGGCGGGCTGGTCTGCGGACGCGTCACCGCCCGCCGCGACGAGCACGGCCCCGTCGGCCGCACCGTCTTCCGCGTCCTGGTCGCCCTCGGCGCCTTCTTCGGCCGCGTCCGCCCCGCCCACCGGCGCCGGCACGGCTACCTCACGCCCTACCGCATGCACGCCGGCAACAACATGGCCATCACCGCCGCGCTCTACCTCGCCACCGACGGCATGCCCCGCCGCCCCTCCCCCACCGACCGCGCCTTCATCAACCACATCCGCCGCCGCACCACCGCGATCGTCCACCGCCCCGACATGGTCGTCCAGAACTCCACCCGCCGCATCCGCGCCTACGGCCTGCGCGGCACCGCCCGCTGGTACCTCGAACGCGGCGCCGGCCACCGCGACGTCGACATCCGGTAG
- a CDS encoding class I adenylate-forming enzyme family protein gives MLDQLARTLREGASRPALLGATRRGAPRVLARCGELADLAERHAAALHHVHGLRAGDTLGVAVRPGPRALAVLLAAHRLGLRSAVFDPGAGPEVLRARLALAPPALILADAAAQAVSGWAAPLARRAGLELPPLAALAPVATVGPRHPWCARPLAGHPGPAPAPYEGDGDAVVVFTSGTTSAPRAVVHSRASLAAGMRAVDALVRPRPGRTVLGGTTFVLVPALAAGAVVALPARRTAVLQRQIDRLAPDETYLTPPRLRPLTRLTGRVWTGSAPADAALLRRAKQAGAREAWGVYALTELFPAAAVEERDKSAHDGPGDLLGHPLPGVRTRLGADGELLLAAPSARDRYLGEDPDPWVRTGDRARLDPDGRIVLAGRLKDMVLRRAENIYPGLYEPSLHLPDVELAVLVGVPAPDGDERLVALVQPRPGADHHRLRAALRAPLARMGTARPDALLLGPVPLTGRSRKPDRPAAARYCAHRLATPPARSPR, from the coding sequence GTGCTCGACCAGCTCGCCCGCACCCTGCGCGAAGGCGCCTCGCGGCCGGCCCTCCTCGGCGCCACCCGCCGCGGCGCCCCCCGCGTCCTCGCCCGCTGCGGCGAACTCGCCGACCTCGCCGAGCGCCACGCCGCCGCGCTGCACCACGTCCACGGCCTGCGGGCGGGGGACACCCTGGGGGTGGCGGTGCGTCCGGGCCCGCGGGCCCTCGCGGTGCTGCTGGCGGCGCACCGGCTGGGCCTGCGCAGCGCCGTGTTCGACCCGGGCGCCGGGCCGGAGGTGCTGCGGGCGCGGCTGGCGCTGGCCCCGCCCGCGCTGATCCTGGCCGATGCCGCCGCGCAGGCCGTCTCCGGGTGGGCCGCCCCGCTGGCCCGCCGCGCCGGGCTGGAGCTGCCGCCGCTGGCGGCCCTCGCCCCGGTGGCCACCGTCGGCCCCCGCCACCCCTGGTGCGCCCGCCCGCTGGCCGGGCACCCGGGGCCCGCCCCCGCCCCGTACGAGGGCGACGGGGACGCGGTGGTCGTGTTCACCTCCGGCACCACGTCCGCGCCGCGCGCGGTGGTGCACTCGCGGGCCTCGCTGGCCGCCGGGATGCGGGCGGTCGACGCGCTGGTGCGCCCCCGGCCGGGCCGGACGGTGCTGGGCGGGACGACGTTCGTGCTGGTCCCGGCGCTGGCCGCGGGCGCGGTCGTCGCCCTGCCGGCCCGCCGCACCGCCGTGCTCCAGCGCCAGATCGACCGGCTCGCCCCGGACGAGACCTACCTGACGCCGCCCCGGCTGCGGCCGCTGACCAGGCTCACCGGCCGGGTCTGGACCGGCTCCGCGCCCGCCGACGCGGCGCTGCTGCGCCGGGCGAAGCAGGCGGGCGCCCGGGAGGCCTGGGGGGTGTACGCGCTGACCGAGCTGTTCCCGGCCGCGGCCGTCGAGGAGCGCGACAAGAGCGCCCACGACGGCCCGGGCGACCTGCTCGGCCACCCGCTGCCCGGCGTCCGCACCCGGCTCGGCGCGGACGGCGAACTGCTGCTCGCCGCCCCGTCCGCCCGCGACCGCTACCTGGGCGAGGACCCGGACCCGTGGGTGCGCACCGGCGACCGGGCCCGCCTCGACCCGGACGGGCGGATCGTGCTGGCCGGCCGGCTCAAGGACATGGTGCTGCGCCGCGCCGAGAACATCTACCCGGGCCTGTACGAGCCCTCCCTGCACCTGCCGGACGTCGAACTCGCCGTCCTGGTGGGCGTCCCCGCGCCGGACGGCGACGAGCGGCTGGTCGCCCTGGTGCAGCCCCGCCCCGGCGCCGACCACCACCGCCTGCGCGCCGCCCTGCGCGCCCCGCTCGCCCGGATGGGCACCGCCCGCCCCGACGCCCTGCTGCTCGGCCCCGTCCCGCTCACCGGCCGCTCCCGCAAGCCCGACCGCCCGGCGGCCGCCCGCTACTGCGCCCACCGCCTCGCCACCCCGCCCGCCCGGAGCCCCCGTTGA